Proteins encoded within one genomic window of Actinomycetota bacterium:
- a CDS encoding PhoH family protein → MKTTIEIDNEIVAELAGEHDATLKALERRLGCDIGMRGNVITLEGEDQEVERGRAMIEELVELIDAGHVVDGETVESVGMVMADDNGKPSEVFGDVVWEHRGRRIVPKTVNQKLYVDAIRGSTITFGIGPAGTGKTYLALALAVSELLTKRVNRIILTRPAVEAGEKIGFLPGTMLEKVDPYLRPLFDALYDMVEPDRLTTLMEKGAIEVAPLAFMRGRTLNDSFIILDEAQNTSPEQMKMFLTRLGFGSRMVVTGDITQVDLPDVRFSGLATVVDILGDIPDIAFINFESKDVVRHKLVQKIVSAYKTYTNQEH, encoded by the coding sequence ATGAAGACGACTATAGAAATAGATAACGAGATCGTCGCCGAGCTTGCCGGCGAACATGACGCTACCCTGAAGGCGCTGGAGCGCCGGCTGGGTTGCGACATCGGCATGCGCGGTAATGTCATCACCCTCGAAGGCGAAGACCAGGAAGTCGAGCGTGGCCGCGCCATGATAGAGGAACTGGTTGAGCTGATCGATGCCGGACACGTGGTCGACGGCGAGACGGTGGAGTCGGTCGGGATGGTCATGGCAGACGACAACGGCAAGCCTTCTGAAGTGTTCGGAGACGTCGTCTGGGAACACCGTGGCCGGCGGATCGTCCCGAAGACGGTCAACCAGAAACTCTACGTCGACGCAATCCGTGGCAGCACCATAACTTTCGGGATCGGCCCCGCCGGCACCGGCAAGACCTATCTGGCGCTGGCCCTCGCCGTCAGCGAGCTGCTGACCAAGCGGGTCAACCGGATAATCCTCACCAGGCCGGCGGTGGAAGCGGGGGAGAAGATCGGCTTCCTGCCTGGTACGATGCTGGAAAAAGTCGATCCTTACCTGAGGCCGCTTTTCGACGCCCTCTATGACATGGTCGAGCCGGACCGCCTGACTACGCTGATGGAAAAAGGCGCGATTGAAGTGGCCCCTCTGGCTTTTATGCGCGGGCGAACGCTCAACGATTCCTTCATCATCCTCGACGAGGCCCAGAACACCAGCCCCGAGCAGATGAAGATGTTCCTCACGCGCCTGGGCTTCGGTTCGCGGATGGTGGTCACCGGGGACATCACCCAGGTGGACCTGCCTGACGTCCGGTTTTCAGGACTGGCCACGGTGGTCGACATCCTGGGAGATATCCCGGACATCGCCTTTATAAATTTTGAGAGCAAGGATGTCGTCAGGCACAAACTGGTGCAGAAGATAGTCTCGGCTTACAAGACTTATACCAACCAGGAACACTGA
- a CDS encoding 16S rRNA (uracil(1498)-N(3))-methyltransferase: MKHIHRFFTDERITSGQTVRLSSDDAFHASRVLRLRPGDQLELAGADGRAFQAKVSGAGSGFEAVVGDEIGMEPQPALALTVVQAMPRGRKMDLVVEKLSEIGVTGLVPVYSQASVAKPKPGGGEKLERWRRIARSSASQAKRDRVMDVADPRALAGWLDSWEGSLIALATEVDAMPLGEAAAMTAAPLALLIGPEAGFSEEELRLLQDHGATFASLGRLVLRTETAALVSAAIVMHRLGGLG; this comes from the coding sequence GTGAAACACATCCATCGCTTCTTCACCGACGAGAGAATCACTTCCGGACAGACCGTCCGCCTGTCATCCGACGATGCCTTCCATGCCTCCAGGGTCCTCAGGCTGCGCCCCGGGGACCAGCTGGAGCTGGCTGGTGCGGACGGCCGCGCTTTTCAGGCGAAGGTGTCCGGGGCCGGCAGTGGGTTCGAAGCAGTGGTGGGCGATGAGATCGGTATGGAGCCTCAGCCGGCACTTGCCCTGACCGTGGTGCAGGCCATGCCCAGGGGCAGGAAGATGGACCTGGTGGTCGAGAAGTTGAGTGAGATCGGCGTAACCGGTCTGGTGCCGGTCTATTCCCAGGCTTCAGTGGCGAAGCCGAAGCCTGGCGGAGGCGAGAAGCTGGAGCGCTGGCGCCGCATCGCCCGTTCGTCTGCCAGCCAGGCGAAACGGGACAGGGTGATGGATGTCGCTGATCCCCGGGCACTCGCTGGGTGGCTTGATTCGTGGGAAGGATCGCTGATCGCGCTGGCAACCGAGGTCGATGCCATGCCGCTCGGCGAAGCCGCGGCGATGACTGCGGCACCACTGGCGCTCCTGATCGGTCCGGAGGCGGGTTTTTCCGAAGAGGAGCTCCGGCTGTTGCAGGATCACGGCGCGACTTTCGCAAGCCTGGGAAGACTGGTGCTTCGAACTGAGACGGCAGCGCTGGTTTCGGCGGCGATCGTGATGCACAGGTTGGGCGGGCTGGGTTAA
- a CDS encoding MiaB/RimO family radical SAM methylthiotransferase — protein sequence MTKIHSHTLGCKVNFADVQSVLESLDADPSMPAAVIGTCCVTAEGEKQSRKEVRRASRQVGPDGSVFVTGCAARLKPDEFADLADNVIVLTGEPDEVARGILDRIGEDPAVLRRAPAGMPESSAPMAGKASSGCEAGGDANRTRFFLKVQDGCANNCSYCVIPQVRGMPRSIPSAELLDTAARMVDAGYPEIVVSGINAGVWRDGGDDLAALMDRLASIDGLKRLRLSSIEVNGVTPALLEVMQRHPQIGRHLHIPLQSGDDRVLSAMGRRYHAAAFREAVERAREALPGLNLTTDAMVGYPVEDEKAAERTLWLLEDLDFSKVHVFMYSPRPGTAAAALGDPVPVSVKKRRSRFLRYFSDRQQKALRQRKVGISSEILLESPLAPGLHGGYSGDYTRFIVRGGHPGELVSVIGENVSEEGVIGRVEEG from the coding sequence ATGACAAAAATCCATTCACATACTCTGGGATGCAAGGTGAACTTCGCCGACGTTCAGTCGGTGCTGGAGAGTCTCGACGCCGATCCATCCATGCCGGCGGCCGTCATCGGCACCTGTTGCGTGACTGCGGAAGGCGAGAAGCAGTCGCGCAAGGAGGTCCGGCGGGCGTCACGACAGGTCGGTCCAGACGGCAGCGTCTTCGTGACCGGTTGCGCCGCCCGGTTGAAGCCCGATGAATTCGCAGATCTGGCTGACAACGTAATCGTACTCACGGGAGAACCGGACGAGGTCGCCCGGGGTATCCTCGACAGGATAGGAGAGGATCCGGCGGTATTGAGGAGGGCACCCGCCGGGATGCCTGAATCTTCTGCGCCGATGGCAGGGAAAGCATCATCCGGCTGTGAGGCTGGTGGCGACGCCAACCGCACCCGCTTCTTCCTCAAGGTACAGGACGGTTGCGCCAACAACTGTTCTTATTGTGTCATCCCACAAGTGAGGGGTATGCCCCGGAGTATCCCATCGGCGGAGCTTCTTGATACGGCCGCCCGGATGGTAGACGCCGGTTATCCGGAGATCGTGGTCAGCGGCATCAACGCGGGAGTCTGGCGCGACGGCGGCGATGACCTGGCGGCGCTGATGGACAGGCTGGCTTCGATAGACGGGCTCAAACGTCTGCGCCTGAGTTCCATCGAGGTCAACGGGGTGACGCCGGCACTACTCGAAGTGATGCAGCGGCATCCGCAGATCGGCCGGCATCTGCATATCCCGCTGCAGAGCGGGGACGACCGGGTGCTCTCAGCAATGGGCCGGCGCTATCACGCAGCCGCGTTCAGGGAAGCGGTAGAGCGGGCGCGCGAGGCGCTTCCCGGGCTCAACCTGACTACCGACGCCATGGTCGGCTATCCGGTAGAAGATGAGAAGGCTGCCGAGCGGACTCTATGGCTGCTTGAGGACCTGGATTTCAGCAAGGTCCATGTGTTCATGTACTCGCCACGGCCGGGGACCGCCGCCGCGGCCCTGGGAGACCCAGTGCCGGTCTCGGTCAAAAAGCGGCGCAGCCGTTTCCTCAGGTACTTCTCCGACAGGCAGCAGAAAGCACTCAGGCAGAGGAAAGTCGGGATTTCGAGCGAAATCCTGTTGGAGTCGCCGCTGGCGCCGGGACTGCATGGTGGCTACAGTGGCGATTACACCAGATTCATAGTCAGGGGAGGCCATCCCGGCGAGCTGGTAAGCGTCATCGGTGAGAACGTCAGCGAAGAGGGAGTGATTGGAAGGGTGGAAGAAGGATGA
- a CDS encoding DUF2079 domain-containing protein — protein sequence MYVLFWLAVSFLLSQHSGQGLGKMSQRTAVWFSASMMPLLTYYPYLIYRTGVSGDTVELSPLAPRPSVILLLLWSLALLAVLLRMTIGKPASSMLSRFTRRPAVTLAVMICAWIAAFFILDLLKDQYMHVTTINSAVYREAMLDVTDPRGFMFSHLALSEGSSIFGAHMNVILIFILPIFRLFPDYRMLLLISDVALGLAAIPVYLLARRHFSTALSLLFAAMFLMVPIIAAQPGRSDFSELRFFPLLFLTTFYFFETRRFWWFTATALLLLTIREDMGLFVAIFGVYALMRRYPLKWIFAPLIAGSTWFLLSVLVLLPHLSPTGTAVRSTVRYSALGSSGSEIAKTILFRPWKLLPVALSTSSHIGAVFGLLISSGMGIAFFSGAIIFALPAVAELLFQQTTNLINFMAVPAAATLIVSFLYGLSRIDRIFHSFWKVEPGRTAAVLGVFMFFLALAPFHTWFNPDLYRPRYNYEAAREAFGMIPDDARVRLPEFMLAYAKPEQTLSGFHQATYQEDLEGGFIIKDDYIIIDRRIPARTGDDRYYNGLEDVTDFLITSPDFRIMYEQDDIALYVRNGYEPVTANENR from the coding sequence GTGTACGTTCTCTTCTGGCTGGCCGTTTCGTTCCTGCTTTCGCAACACTCCGGTCAGGGACTTGGCAAGATGTCACAACGTACGGCTGTATGGTTTTCAGCCAGCATGATGCCACTTTTGACTTACTATCCTTACCTGATCTATCGCACCGGCGTCTCAGGTGACACAGTGGAGCTTTCGCCCCTGGCCCCACGCCCGTCAGTCATATTATTACTGCTATGGTCTCTGGCACTACTGGCAGTACTTCTACGCATGACCATTGGAAAACCTGCGAGTTCGATGCTTTCGAGGTTCACGCGCCGGCCCGCTGTCACCCTGGCAGTCATGATTTGCGCCTGGATTGCCGCTTTCTTCATTCTGGATCTGCTCAAGGACCAGTATATGCATGTCACAACGATCAACAGCGCCGTCTATCGAGAGGCCATGCTGGACGTCACAGACCCCCGCGGCTTCATGTTCAGCCATTTGGCTCTAAGTGAAGGATCATCGATTTTCGGCGCGCATATGAACGTCATATTGATCTTTATCCTGCCGATCTTCCGCCTGTTCCCAGATTACAGGATGCTTTTGTTAATTTCCGATGTCGCCCTGGGACTGGCGGCAATTCCCGTTTATCTGCTGGCCCGCAGACATTTCTCCACTGCCCTGAGCTTGCTTTTTGCTGCGATGTTCCTGATGGTTCCTATCATTGCCGCTCAGCCTGGCCGTTCCGACTTTTCGGAGCTGCGGTTTTTCCCTCTGCTTTTCCTGACGACTTTCTACTTCTTCGAGACCCGGAGGTTCTGGTGGTTTACAGCAACTGCGCTGCTGCTTCTGACCATCAGAGAAGACATGGGCCTCTTTGTCGCAATATTCGGTGTCTACGCCCTGATGCGCCGCTACCCGCTGAAATGGATCTTTGCTCCGCTGATAGCAGGCTCAACCTGGTTCCTGCTCTCAGTATTGGTGCTTTTGCCTCATTTAAGCCCGACCGGCACTGCAGTCAGGTCAACGGTAAGGTATTCAGCCCTGGGGTCAAGCGGCTCTGAAATCGCCAAAACCATCCTGTTCAGACCATGGAAGTTGCTCCCGGTGGCTTTATCGACATCGTCACATATTGGCGCGGTCTTCGGCCTCCTGATCTCCTCAGGTATGGGCATTGCTTTTTTCTCTGGTGCGATCATATTCGCCTTGCCTGCCGTGGCCGAACTCCTCTTTCAGCAGACAACCAATCTGATCAATTTTATGGCCGTGCCTGCCGCTGCGACGCTCATCGTCTCTTTCTTGTATGGACTATCACGTATAGACCGCATCTTCCATAGTTTCTGGAAAGTGGAACCAGGCAGGACGGCCGCCGTTCTCGGAGTGTTTATGTTTTTCCTTGCGCTTGCACCGTTTCACACCTGGTTCAATCCCGATTTGTATCGTCCCCGTTATAATTACGAGGCGGCGCGTGAGGCATTCGGGATGATTCCCGACGATGCCCGAGTTCGATTGCCGGAATTCATGCTGGCGTACGCAAAGCCCGAACAGACGCTCAGCGGATTTCATCAGGCGACTTATCAGGAAGATCTGGAAGGTGGCTTCATCATAAAGGATGATTACATTATCATAGACAGGCGAATACCAGCCCGAACTGGCGACGACCGATATTATAACGGCCTCGAAGATGTCACCGATTTTCTGATTACATCGCCAGACTTCCGCATCATGTATGAACAGGATGACATCGCCTTATACGTCCGCAACGGATATGAGCCTGTTACCGCCAATGAAAATCGATGA
- a CDS encoding lasso peptide biosynthesis B2 protein, whose protein sequence is MKLLRTINRLKDPRDFWLFLQILILLVLLPRQIRKRSMPDLLVSLDSGISARTGDRALLDKTTGFTESLLRYGIFQRYGKCLLRSLVLFRFLRNQGWPVSIYFGVRKTSEAGNGITGHSWLVLDGEPFLEDESQQNTYVTTWQYPS, encoded by the coding sequence TTGAAACTCCTCAGAACGATAAACAGGCTTAAGGATCCACGCGACTTCTGGCTGTTCCTGCAGATCCTGATATTGCTCGTTCTGCTCCCCAGGCAGATACGAAAGAGAAGTATGCCGGACTTGCTCGTTTCCCTCGATTCAGGTATCTCCGCCAGAACGGGCGATAGAGCGCTTCTCGATAAAACTACCGGTTTCACTGAAAGTCTTCTGCGCTATGGCATTTTCCAGCGATATGGCAAGTGCCTGCTGCGCTCTCTGGTGCTTTTCCGGTTTCTTCGTAATCAGGGCTGGCCCGTGAGCATCTACTTCGGTGTGCGGAAAACCAGCGAAGCCGGTAACGGTATAACCGGCCACAGCTGGCTGGTCCTTGACGGAGAACCTTTTCTCGAAGATGAGAGCCAGCAGAATACTTATGTGACCACCTGGCAGTACCCTTCATGA
- the hemW gene encoding radical SAM family heme chaperone HemW, whose translation MEHLYVHLPFCESRCDYCDFFSQAGGLELAPAYVEAILSELDQGLYPGENLEWTSGLEPVSTGRSGISAGLETVYLGGGTPTMLGGELLEKILAAVAGYCLPSAEITVEANPSTVSRELAESLAEAGVNRVSLGAQSFTPELRRNLGRRGEAAMIAEAVAAFRASGIDNIGLDLMFGIPGQDRAALEFDLESVLALEPAHVSCYELTVKEGSRFQRRWLRGLQVAARYGREFYEMVAGTLEGAGFRWYETSNFARPGYECRHNLAYWQGDDFIGLGAGAWSTVEGRRWHNVEDLAVYLDCASRGDWEAARTREELSSEVLDSERMMLGLRRDVGVERAAVAGAIDTDQEKLLLRNGFLVNEGGRISLTRQGRFVANEVCARLLRD comes from the coding sequence TTGGAACATCTTTACGTTCATCTTCCATTTTGTGAAAGTCGCTGTGACTATTGTGATTTCTTTTCCCAAGCCGGTGGACTCGAGCTGGCGCCGGCCTATGTTGAAGCGATCCTGTCGGAGCTGGATCAGGGATTGTATCCGGGCGAGAACCTGGAATGGACGTCCGGTCTGGAACCGGTTTCGACTGGCAGGTCCGGGATATCAGCCGGGCTTGAGACGGTTTACCTCGGTGGTGGCACGCCGACGATGCTTGGCGGCGAGCTGCTGGAAAAGATCCTGGCTGCGGTAGCCGGGTATTGCCTGCCCTCAGCCGAGATCACGGTGGAAGCCAATCCTTCGACAGTTTCGCGGGAGCTGGCGGAGTCGCTGGCTGAAGCGGGGGTCAACCGGGTGTCGCTGGGTGCTCAGAGTTTTACTCCTGAGCTCAGGCGCAATCTCGGCAGGAGGGGCGAGGCTGCGATGATCGCAGAGGCCGTGGCGGCGTTCCGCGCTTCCGGCATCGATAATATCGGGCTGGACCTGATGTTCGGAATCCCGGGCCAGGACAGGGCCGCCCTGGAATTCGACCTCGAGAGCGTGCTTGCCCTCGAACCAGCGCATGTCTCCTGCTATGAGCTGACCGTCAAGGAGGGCAGCCGGTTCCAGCGGCGCTGGCTGCGGGGGCTCCAGGTGGCAGCGCGGTACGGCAGGGAGTTTTACGAGATGGTAGCGGGGACGCTGGAAGGAGCTGGTTTTAGATGGTATGAGACCAGCAACTTCGCCCGGCCGGGATACGAGTGCCGGCATAACCTGGCATACTGGCAGGGAGATGACTTCATCGGCCTGGGTGCGGGCGCCTGGAGTACCGTCGAAGGCAGGCGGTGGCACAACGTCGAAGACCTCGCGGTTTACCTGGATTGCGCGTCTCGTGGCGACTGGGAAGCTGCGCGCACCCGCGAGGAGCTCTCCAGTGAGGTCCTGGATTCCGAGCGAATGATGCTCGGCCTGCGGCGTGATGTGGGTGTGGAACGGGCTGCGGTTGCCGGCGCCATCGATACTGATCAGGAAAAGCTCCTGCTACGAAATGGATTCCTTGTAAACGAAGGTGGTAGAATATCCTTGACGCGCCAGGGCCGCTTTGTGGCCAATGAAGTATGTGCGCGTCTTTTGCGGGATTAA
- the hrcA gene encoding heat-inducible transcription repressor HrcA, with translation MSDLTPRLEKILTAVIEYHVDTGRPVGSRFLCQYGDFGVSASTVRGELSRLEKLGFLTHPHTSAGRVPTDKGYRFYVDTASREKRCRRQVAEPKTAELEGEIEDALRISAGLLARATGLLALVSAPAQDNTAIEHVEVLQLHPEMVVVVVITGSGGVAKKLVIFEDAVDPGLVNWARSYLHDAVRGLELGSRRLMMRLEEPGLDEVERGFLRALSTAFDGTADGARGLYLEGVSGFFSRLEADGSPAMRSLMELLDRQEEIIKLLGTAISEHQVYLRIGREMPAAAMRGCSLVAANYGVAHRNLGTVGVLGPTRMDYPAVIGSVEHTARTLSRLVEEIYN, from the coding sequence ATGAGTGACCTGACCCCAAGGCTTGAGAAGATATTGACAGCCGTGATCGAGTATCACGTGGATACCGGCAGGCCGGTAGGCTCGCGGTTCCTCTGCCAGTATGGTGATTTCGGGGTTTCGGCTTCGACTGTCCGCGGTGAGTTGTCCCGTCTTGAGAAGCTCGGCTTCCTGACCCATCCCCATACCTCGGCGGGAAGGGTTCCCACTGACAAGGGCTACCGTTTTTATGTGGATACAGCGTCTCGGGAGAAACGCTGCCGCAGGCAGGTTGCCGAACCCAAGACAGCTGAGCTCGAGGGGGAGATCGAGGATGCGCTGCGCATCTCCGCGGGGTTGCTGGCCCGGGCGACCGGATTGCTGGCGCTGGTGTCGGCTCCGGCCCAGGACAACACCGCCATCGAGCATGTAGAGGTGCTGCAGCTTCATCCGGAGATGGTGGTTGTGGTCGTCATCACCGGTTCCGGCGGTGTCGCCAAGAAGCTGGTCATCTTCGAGGACGCGGTCGATCCGGGGCTGGTCAACTGGGCGCGCAGCTATCTCCATGACGCTGTCCGCGGCCTGGAGCTTGGCAGTCGCAGGTTGATGATGCGCCTGGAAGAACCTGGCCTTGACGAAGTGGAACGTGGATTCCTGCGGGCGCTCTCAACCGCTTTCGATGGTACGGCCGACGGCGCCCGCGGACTTTATCTGGAAGGCGTTTCCGGATTCTTTTCCAGGCTCGAGGCTGATGGCAGCCCGGCCATGCGCAGCCTGATGGAACTGTTAGACCGCCAGGAGGAGATAATCAAGCTTCTGGGGACGGCCATATCCGAGCACCAGGTCTACCTGCGGATAGGCAGGGAGATGCCCGCGGCGGCGATGCGCGGTTGCAGCCTGGTCGCTGCGAATTACGGCGTAGCCCATCGCAACCTGGGGACGGTCGGCGTGCTCGGGCCGACGCGGATGGATTATCCGGCGGTGATTGGCAGCGTCGAGCATACGGCCAGGACGCTCAGCCGCCTGGTCGAAGAGATCTACAACTGA
- a CDS encoding histidine triad nucleotide-binding protein, whose amino-acid sequence MSLQDCLFCRIVAGEAPADLVMENEDFIAIMDIYPKAPVHALVIPRKHIHWLNDIDSADPALCKGMLEFMVEVADKLGVKERGYRVINNVGSGGGQVIFHLHWHLLAGRSAGFNIEEEL is encoded by the coding sequence ATGAGCCTCCAGGACTGTCTTTTCTGCCGCATCGTAGCCGGCGAGGCGCCTGCGGATCTGGTTATGGAGAACGAAGATTTTATCGCCATCATGGATATATATCCCAAGGCGCCAGTGCACGCGCTGGTGATTCCGAGGAAGCACATCCACTGGCTGAATGACATAGACTCAGCCGACCCGGCGTTATGCAAGGGAATGCTGGAGTTTATGGTTGAGGTAGCCGACAAGCTAGGGGTAAAAGAACGAGGTTATCGGGTAATCAATAACGTCGGCAGCGGTGGAGGACAGGTGATCTTCCATCTGCACTGGCATCTGCTCGCCGGCCGTTCGGCGGGGTTCAATATCGAGGAGGAGCTTTGA
- a CDS encoding class I SAM-dependent methyltransferase: MNNPSDKPGSIQHLPYTHPDVISIFENATVHAMIMSAVKDSVKPGGTVLDVGSGRGELMSQLAMNGYDVSGCDLDDECLRLSSRYGPVTRVDIEDIQSGSFDQKFDCIIMSHVLEHLENPRETLGRLAGFTNGLMIISVPNPSYLQFIARSLVRAKIDYVNVRHLCCWDWYHFKTLIEMACGFKILDYYYDSVALPAPAPVRRWLYRRGWLEPIENHFLKKLLPRFCRSVTAVIRVVPE, from the coding sequence ATGAATAATCCATCAGATAAACCAGGCAGCATCCAGCATCTTCCGTATACGCATCCGGATGTGATCTCGATTTTTGAAAACGCGACAGTTCATGCGATGATCATGTCTGCCGTGAAAGATTCTGTGAAGCCTGGCGGCACCGTACTTGACGTGGGTTCAGGCCGGGGTGAGCTGATGAGCCAACTGGCAATGAACGGTTATGACGTCAGTGGCTGCGACCTGGATGATGAGTGCTTGCGGCTATCGAGTCGCTACGGTCCTGTGACCCGCGTTGATATCGAAGATATCCAGTCAGGAAGCTTCGATCAGAAGTTTGACTGCATAATCATGTCGCATGTGCTGGAGCATCTTGAAAATCCCCGCGAAACCCTTGGACGCCTGGCCGGATTCACAAATGGACTCATGATCATCTCTGTGCCAAACCCTTCCTACCTGCAGTTCATAGCCCGCTCACTTGTCAGGGCGAAAATCGACTATGTGAATGTCCGGCACCTCTGCTGCTGGGATTGGTACCACTTCAAGACATTAATCGAGATGGCCTGTGGCTTTAAGATCTTGGATTATTATTACGATTCCGTCGCTTTGCCGGCACCAGCGCCTGTAAGACGCTGGCTCTACAGGCGAGGCTGGCTCGAGCCAATCGAAAACCATTTTTTGAAAAAACTTCTCCCCAGATTCTGCCGATCAGTCACAGCCGTCATCAGAGTAGTCCCGGAATGA
- a CDS encoding GatB/YqeY domain-containing protein — translation MSITEKVQADVVTAMKAHEKEQVSALRMIVCALQNAAKEAKEDFGEEQELKVLMAEKKKRQQAADAFRDGGRAESAAKEEAEAAVIDTYLPQAMDESELSALVDEAVESTGAAGIKDMGRVMSVLMPQVAGRADGKVLSDMVRTRLGS, via the coding sequence TTGAGCATCACCGAAAAGGTCCAGGCGGATGTCGTAACCGCAATGAAGGCACATGAAAAGGAGCAGGTATCCGCGCTCAGGATGATAGTCTGTGCCCTGCAGAACGCCGCCAAGGAAGCGAAGGAAGATTTTGGCGAAGAGCAGGAGCTGAAAGTGCTCATGGCCGAGAAGAAGAAGCGCCAGCAGGCGGCGGATGCCTTCCGCGATGGCGGACGCGCCGAAAGCGCGGCCAAGGAAGAGGCGGAGGCGGCAGTCATCGATACCTATCTGCCCCAGGCTATGGACGAGAGCGAGCTCTCGGCCCTGGTAGATGAGGCGGTCGAGTCCACCGGCGCAGCCGGGATAAAGGACATGGGCAGGGTCATGTCGGTGCTGATGCCACAGGTCGCCGGCCGCGCTGACGGCAAGGTATTGAGTGATATGGTGAGGACGCGTCTTGGCAGCTGA
- a CDS encoding PqqD family protein has protein sequence MIEKNNYLVKDHEVLFTSMGEDAVLLHAQRGDYYSLNKVGARLWVLADGCKTIQELAGLITEEFDISQDQAVQDIVELAEQLEKEGLVKVVETPQNDKQA, from the coding sequence ATGATCGAAAAAAACAATTACCTGGTGAAGGACCACGAAGTGCTGTTCACCTCAATGGGAGAAGATGCAGTACTCCTTCATGCCCAACGCGGCGATTATTACAGCCTTAATAAGGTTGGAGCGAGGCTATGGGTTCTGGCTGATGGCTGCAAGACCATACAGGAACTCGCTGGTCTGATCACAGAGGAATTCGATATTTCCCAGGACCAGGCTGTCCAGGATATAGTCGAACTGGCGGAGCAGTTGGAGAAAGAGGGCCTGGTGAAGGTAGTTGAAACTCCTCAGAACGATAAACAGGCTTAA
- the dnaJ gene encoding molecular chaperone DnaJ produces MKRDYYEVLGVSRGCDEKEIKKSFRALARQLHPDVNKSDPEAEVKFKEAAEAYECLSNPESRATYDRYGFDGLKRGGFSDFSQFSFEDIFRSFFGDGMFGADMFGGQAAAARGGDVAVAVEISLAEAASGVTREVEFDAIDSCPACEGSGAAPGTGRDTCKACNGVGQVRSVTRTAFGQFVRQGPCSACGGAGSTVATPCDDCGGRGLAVASRKVSVEIPPGIADGQSIRMTGNGSAGEMGAAAGDLYIQVAVEKHEQLTRDGNDLVYHLPLTVVDAALGATLEVPTLEGDEDYEVKPGTQPGEVKKLRSRGMPFLRGRGRGDLKIIMEVMVPRQLSHEQKELLRQFGDASSEKNYSSDEGLINRIRAAFS; encoded by the coding sequence ATGAAACGCGATTATTACGAAGTGCTTGGCGTATCCCGCGGTTGCGACGAGAAGGAGATCAAGAAATCCTTCCGGGCGTTGGCCCGCCAGTTGCATCCGGATGTAAACAAAAGCGATCCTGAGGCAGAGGTAAAATTCAAGGAGGCCGCCGAGGCTTATGAGTGTCTCAGTAATCCCGAGAGCCGCGCCACCTATGACCGTTATGGATTCGACGGGCTGAAGCGTGGAGGGTTCTCTGATTTCTCCCAGTTCTCATTCGAGGACATCTTCAGGTCGTTCTTCGGGGATGGTATGTTTGGCGCGGACATGTTCGGCGGCCAGGCAGCTGCCGCCCGTGGCGGTGACGTGGCTGTCGCGGTTGAGATCTCACTTGCCGAAGCGGCATCCGGGGTGACCCGCGAAGTCGAGTTCGATGCGATCGACAGCTGCCCGGCGTGTGAGGGCAGCGGAGCAGCACCCGGGACCGGGCGGGACACTTGCAAGGCGTGCAACGGTGTCGGCCAGGTACGGAGCGTCACCAGGACGGCATTCGGCCAGTTCGTGCGCCAGGGTCCATGCAGCGCCTGCGGCGGAGCCGGCTCGACTGTCGCCACTCCCTGTGACGATTGTGGCGGCCGCGGCCTCGCCGTGGCCTCGCGCAAGGTGAGCGTTGAGATACCGCCGGGGATCGCCGACGGCCAGAGCATCAGGATGACCGGCAACGGCAGCGCCGGAGAGATGGGCGCCGCGGCTGGAGACCTGTATATCCAGGTAGCCGTCGAGAAGCACGAGCAGCTTACGAGGGACGGGAACGACCTCGTCTATCATCTGCCTCTTACCGTGGTCGATGCGGCGCTGGGCGCGACCCTGGAAGTGCCTACCCTGGAGGGGGACGAAGATTATGAAGTAAAACCAGGGACCCAGCCGGGAGAGGTCAAGAAACTGCGCAGCCGGGGAATGCCTTTCCTGCGTGGGCGCGGACGGGGGGATCTCAAGATAATCATGGAAGTCATGGTCCCGCGACAGCTGTCACACGAGCAAAAAGAGCTTCTGCGGCAGTTCGGCGACGCTTCCAGCGAAAAGAATTATTCAAGCGACGAGGGTCTGATCAACCGTATACGGGCAGCTTTTAGCTGA